One window of Leptospira yasudae genomic DNA carries:
- a CDS encoding LA_1326/LA_4305 family lipoprotein, producing MKLTFKFFSLFLVFLFVQCSWVQERSFFFWTRNQNLLYNSEEVAYFKISPSKVDQFDEFVAPGAFSHPTQLTPEQWKDLLGNLKYVKKSSLGFFTDHVFSDGELEIIARDLPYVLKSLPDNKILVLITKYDDIQSVISNEELTSALIWGEKDKINLVFGKIKREIVDKAVGLDFALWTDIKQIHLTHVSDGTEIGDNGAVQFQLVRNIPNRKWVVFDPARLDQYKFKPRKRNEIRRLTDENDRPGG from the coding sequence ATGAAACTAACATTCAAATTTTTCAGCTTATTCCTCGTCTTTCTTTTCGTTCAGTGTTCCTGGGTTCAGGAGCGAAGCTTCTTCTTTTGGACCAGAAATCAAAATCTGCTCTACAATTCGGAAGAAGTCGCATATTTTAAGATCAGCCCTTCCAAAGTGGATCAGTTCGACGAATTTGTAGCTCCCGGCGCTTTCTCGCATCCTACGCAGCTCACTCCCGAACAGTGGAAGGATCTTTTAGGAAATCTCAAATACGTTAAAAAATCCTCGCTCGGTTTTTTTACCGATCACGTCTTTTCGGACGGAGAATTGGAAATCATCGCGAGAGACCTTCCCTACGTTCTCAAATCCCTTCCCGATAATAAGATTCTCGTTCTAATCACCAAATACGACGACATCCAGTCCGTTATCTCCAACGAAGAATTAACTTCCGCGCTGATTTGGGGGGAGAAGGACAAGATCAATCTGGTTTTCGGCAAGATCAAACGCGAGATCGTAGATAAGGCCGTCGGATTGGATTTTGCTCTTTGGACGGACATCAAGCAGATTCACCTAACACACGTATCCGACGGAACGGAAATCGGCGACAACGGAGCCGTGCAGTTCCAATTGGTCCGCAATATTCCCAACCGAAAATGGGTCGTCTTTGATCCGGCTCGTTTGGATCAATACAAGTTCAAACCGAGAAAACGAAACGAGATCCGCAGACTCACGGACGAAAACGATCGCCCCGGCGGCTAA
- a CDS encoding amidohydrolase — MASAKVTLFQKQIHKPVSNDQKSKLSKEKSDFLLFPEYFPFYDSSAAPEKLSEYAKRYSDELLQISEYYKGVIIGGSMFRKDEAGKLKISIPIVQNVVVVDWYDKRELFPEESAAVAGDAETIFIMGGFRFGIVAGKEIFNEARFEELKSQNVNLLFHIDSVLESDSTHAQDLERYAKLSSKHGIFIARVSGVGSALGRAGIGRSLLSTSSGVNWKVAESEKDKEVVKTVTINGVNGLF, encoded by the coding sequence TTGGCATCCGCAAAGGTTACGCTTTTTCAAAAACAGATTCATAAACCCGTTTCGAACGATCAGAAGTCCAAACTCTCCAAGGAGAAGTCGGACTTTCTTCTTTTTCCGGAATATTTCCCTTTTTACGATTCTTCCGCGGCTCCGGAAAAACTTTCCGAATACGCGAAACGTTATTCGGACGAGTTGTTGCAGATTTCCGAATATTATAAAGGTGTAATTATCGGCGGTTCCATGTTCCGCAAGGACGAAGCCGGAAAGCTGAAGATCAGCATTCCGATCGTTCAAAACGTGGTCGTGGTGGATTGGTACGACAAACGGGAGCTTTTCCCGGAAGAGTCCGCGGCGGTCGCGGGGGATGCGGAAACGATCTTTATCATGGGCGGTTTTCGTTTCGGGATCGTGGCCGGGAAGGAGATTTTCAACGAGGCCCGTTTCGAAGAACTGAAATCGCAAAACGTGAACCTTCTGTTTCATATCGATTCCGTTTTGGAATCGGATTCCACACATGCGCAGGATTTGGAACGTTATGCGAAATTATCCTCGAAACACGGAATCTTTATCGCGAGAGTAAGCGGAGTCGGTTCCGCGCTCGGCCGCGCCGGAATCGGAAGAAGCCTATTGTCCACTTCGTCCGGAGTGAATTGGAAGGTCGCCGAATCCGAAAAAGACAAGGAAGTCGTCAAAACCGTTACGATCAACGGCGTGAACGGTTTGTTTTAG
- the purL gene encoding phosphoribosylformylglycinamidine synthase subunit PurL, which produces MEKDAVSLQDALEHGLTAEEFQKIQEILGGRIPNSTELGIFSAMWSEHCSYKNSILKLKTLPTSSDKLLAKAGEENAGAMDIGDGLAVVFKIESHNHPTAVEPYQGAATGVGGIMRDIFTMGARPIVSLNSLRFGNPDEPRNKYLLSRAVKGIGDYGNSLGIAVSGGELFIDECFSKNPLVNAMTVGIVRHDQMASATTGGQIGNAVYIVGATTGRDGIHGASFASKDLSKESESKRSAVQVGDPFMEKLLMEASLEAIQKGLLVGIQDMGAAGISCATSEMSAKGKTGMKINLDLVPFRETGMNAYEAMLSESQERMLVVPKKGKESELVAIFEKWNLNAVKIGEVTGDGMIEIHMGGKLKAKIPAESLVLGGGAPRYERETKRPAYLDAVKTWKPDGIADVTPNNTNETLLKILSSWNVCSRKPITEQYDSEVGLVKLIGPGLDGGLSSIPDTNKALATATDCNSRYTYLDPYKGAEFAVCEAARNVYVTGATPYGVTNNLNFANPYIPENYYMFSECIRGMGDACRFLELPVTGGNVSFYNESPEGPIFPTPTIGMVGILQDKKKLLSNFPKAAGISLAVLGNFRPSLGGSEYLKKIHGQVNGSIPELDIQEELELCKLILSLNEKGILKSARDLSLGGISIALSKTVLFSGLGVEADLTALKQNRLDLTLFGESSTAVLIGFDSSAKEEIRKQTEAKGLKFYSVGKTTSNGTLEIKDAGVKLSLSALSEPYETGLEHVFAL; this is translated from the coding sequence ATGGAAAAAGACGCCGTCTCCTTACAAGACGCCCTGGAACACGGGCTAACAGCAGAAGAATTTCAAAAGATCCAGGAAATCCTGGGTGGTAGAATCCCGAACTCGACCGAACTCGGAATTTTCTCCGCGATGTGGTCGGAACATTGTTCTTATAAAAACTCGATTCTCAAATTAAAAACCCTACCCACGTCCTCCGACAAGCTGCTCGCAAAAGCCGGAGAAGAAAACGCGGGTGCGATGGACATCGGCGACGGACTGGCGGTCGTATTCAAAATCGAAAGTCACAATCACCCGACCGCTGTCGAACCGTATCAAGGCGCGGCGACGGGCGTCGGTGGAATTATGAGAGATATCTTTACGATGGGCGCTCGACCGATCGTATCTCTTAACTCGCTTCGCTTCGGAAATCCCGACGAACCGCGAAACAAATATCTCCTTTCCCGCGCCGTGAAAGGGATCGGCGATTACGGAAATTCTCTCGGAATCGCGGTTTCCGGTGGAGAACTTTTTATCGACGAATGTTTTTCTAAAAACCCTCTCGTGAACGCGATGACTGTCGGAATTGTTCGTCACGATCAGATGGCGAGCGCGACAACCGGCGGACAAATCGGCAACGCAGTTTACATTGTCGGAGCTACGACGGGAAGAGACGGAATTCACGGGGCTTCTTTCGCTTCGAAAGATCTTTCCAAAGAATCCGAATCCAAACGTTCCGCAGTTCAAGTAGGCGACCCGTTTATGGAAAAGCTTCTGATGGAAGCAAGTCTCGAAGCGATTCAAAAAGGATTATTAGTCGGAATTCAGGATATGGGCGCCGCTGGAATTTCCTGCGCGACTTCGGAGATGAGCGCAAAGGGAAAAACGGGAATGAAGATCAACCTCGATCTCGTTCCGTTCCGTGAAACGGGAATGAACGCGTATGAAGCGATGCTTTCCGAATCGCAGGAAAGAATGCTCGTTGTTCCGAAAAAAGGAAAAGAATCCGAACTCGTAGCTATATTCGAAAAATGGAATCTAAACGCGGTAAAGATCGGAGAAGTCACCGGAGACGGGATGATCGAGATCCACATGGGCGGCAAACTCAAAGCGAAGATTCCCGCCGAATCACTCGTGTTAGGCGGAGGCGCTCCTCGTTACGAACGGGAAACCAAACGTCCCGCCTATCTCGACGCTGTAAAAACCTGGAAGCCGGACGGAATTGCGGACGTAACTCCGAACAACACGAACGAAACTCTTCTTAAGATTCTTTCCTCTTGGAACGTATGTTCCCGGAAGCCGATCACGGAACAATACGACAGCGAAGTCGGTTTGGTAAAATTGATCGGACCCGGATTGGACGGAGGACTTTCTTCCATTCCCGATACGAACAAGGCGCTTGCAACGGCGACCGATTGTAATTCCAGATATACTTATCTCGATCCGTATAAGGGAGCCGAGTTCGCGGTTTGCGAAGCGGCGCGCAACGTCTACGTGACCGGAGCGACTCCGTACGGAGTGACGAACAATTTGAATTTCGCAAATCCTTATATTCCGGAAAACTACTATATGTTTTCGGAATGTATTCGCGGAATGGGAGACGCGTGCCGTTTTCTCGAACTTCCCGTAACCGGAGGGAACGTATCGTTTTACAACGAATCTCCCGAAGGTCCGATCTTCCCGACTCCTACGATCGGTATGGTGGGAATTCTTCAGGATAAAAAGAAACTTCTATCCAACTTTCCTAAGGCAGCGGGAATTTCACTCGCCGTCCTCGGAAATTTCCGTCCTTCTCTGGGCGGAAGCGAATACCTGAAAAAGATTCACGGTCAGGTAAACGGGAGCATTCCCGAACTCGACATCCAAGAAGAATTAGAACTTTGTAAACTGATTCTTTCTCTGAACGAAAAAGGAATTCTGAAATCCGCAAGAGACCTTTCTCTCGGAGGAATCTCGATCGCGCTTTCCAAAACCGTTCTTTTTTCCGGGCTTGGCGTCGAAGCGGACCTAACTGCTCTTAAACAAAATCGTCTCGACTTGACCTTGTTCGGCGAATCTTCCACTGCCGTATTGATCGGGTTCGATTCCTCGGCAAAGGAAGAAATCCGGAAACAAACGGAAGCGAAGGGGCTCAAGTTTTATTCCGTGGGAAAAACGACCTCAAACGGAACCTTGGAAATCAAAGACGCCGGCGTGAAGCTGAGTTTGTCCGCGTTGAGCGAACCTTACGAAACGGGATTGGAACACGTCTTCGCATTATAA
- the ileS gene encoding isoleucine--tRNA ligase — protein MSETQKENPYSSTVLLPKTDFPMKADLAKREPAQIKSWKEGQIFRKMKEQRKGKKEFVLHDGPPYANGNFHLGHSLNKIVKDTIVKSKALAGFYADMIPGWDCHGLPIEVQVLKNLGKKARETGPEELRKLCRDYAEEFVGKQGEDLSRFLCFWEEGKIYKTMSPDFEARIVEVFGELFQKGYVYRGKKPVYWSIDLATAHAEAEIEYYPHVSPSIYVKFPVIGATNRFCLIWTTTPWTLPANLAICFNKKIEYSIFKTESGDELILADGLAESVTNATGVSLNKIKPITSDELAALKFQHPFIDRVSIPLFGEHVTLEAGTGCVHTAPGHGQDDYKVGLAAGLEPFSPVDDYGRYTDEFPLMQGKKVFDANPEIVQLLRDKGLLLHYSEFEHSYPHSWRSKKPLIFRATPQWFFKMDFNELREKTLTAIDGVQWIPSWGITRIRSMVEARPDWCLSRQRNWGVPIPAFTCESCGQTHIDDASIQFFTKMVREKGIEIWYSEQAKDLLPPGTKCGKCGSDSFKKGNDILDVWFDSGVSSFAVLGERDGQPPADLYFEGSDQHRGWFQSSLWPSMALRGIPPYKAVLTHGYVLDEKGHPMSKSLGNGIDPTTDIIQVYGADILRLWVSSLDFRDDIKVGKESLKIVSEQYRKIRNTFRYLLGNLDGHTSDQNLPYEELEEIDRFYLSKLAQFVEEAIASYDTYQFHQIYQKLILFCTVTLSQDYFDMIRDRMYCDARSSKTRRSSATALQHILETLCVLTAPILSFTAEEVWASNGKKDSVFLQTFPDLKSWKNQALEDKFESALQAREAVQKALEIARQEGKLGKSLEAGLEIVSKNGNNIGKLLPKETLELLFVVSQVHEKNPGMEILSAHENEKFSVKVLKPSQGECPRCWRHTEDISKEGDLCGRCKSVVG, from the coding sequence ATGAGCGAAACCCAAAAAGAAAACCCTTATTCCTCCACGGTTCTTCTCCCGAAGACCGATTTCCCGATGAAGGCCGATCTCGCAAAACGCGAACCGGCTCAGATTAAGTCCTGGAAAGAAGGTCAGATTTTCCGGAAAATGAAGGAACAAAGAAAAGGAAAAAAGGAATTCGTTCTGCACGACGGACCACCGTACGCGAACGGGAACTTTCACTTGGGGCATTCGCTTAACAAAATCGTTAAGGACACGATCGTTAAATCGAAGGCTCTTGCGGGTTTTTACGCGGATATGATTCCTGGATGGGATTGTCACGGACTTCCTATCGAGGTTCAGGTCTTAAAAAATCTCGGCAAAAAAGCGCGCGAAACCGGACCCGAGGAACTCAGAAAACTCTGTCGAGATTACGCGGAAGAATTTGTAGGAAAGCAGGGAGAAGACTTAAGCCGCTTTCTTTGTTTTTGGGAAGAGGGAAAAATCTACAAAACGATGTCTCCCGATTTCGAAGCGAGAATCGTGGAAGTGTTCGGGGAACTCTTTCAAAAAGGTTACGTATACCGAGGCAAAAAGCCCGTATATTGGTCGATCGATCTTGCGACTGCGCACGCGGAAGCGGAAATCGAGTATTATCCTCACGTTTCCCCTTCGATCTACGTGAAATTTCCCGTTATCGGAGCAACGAACCGTTTTTGCCTGATCTGGACGACGACTCCGTGGACGCTTCCGGCCAACCTAGCTATCTGCTTTAACAAGAAAATTGAATATTCTATTTTTAAAACGGAGTCGGGCGACGAACTCATTCTCGCCGACGGTCTCGCCGAAAGCGTAACCAACGCGACCGGTGTGTCGCTTAACAAAATAAAACCGATCACATCGGACGAGCTCGCTGCTCTTAAATTCCAGCATCCGTTCATCGATCGCGTATCGATTCCTCTTTTCGGGGAACACGTGACGCTCGAAGCCGGAACGGGTTGCGTTCACACCGCTCCGGGTCATGGACAAGACGACTATAAGGTCGGTTTGGCGGCCGGGCTCGAACCGTTTTCACCGGTAGACGACTACGGAAGATATACGGACGAATTTCCTTTGATGCAAGGAAAGAAAGTCTTCGATGCGAATCCCGAAATCGTTCAGCTTCTCAGGGATAAGGGCCTGCTTTTACATTACAGCGAGTTCGAACATTCGTATCCTCATAGCTGGAGAAGTAAAAAACCTCTCATCTTCCGCGCGACTCCGCAGTGGTTCTTTAAGATGGACTTCAACGAACTGCGCGAAAAAACTTTGACCGCGATCGACGGGGTTCAGTGGATTCCTTCCTGGGGAATCACGAGAATCCGTTCGATGGTGGAAGCAAGACCGGATTGGTGTTTATCCCGTCAAAGAAACTGGGGAGTTCCGATTCCCGCTTTCACCTGCGAGTCTTGCGGACAAACTCATATCGACGACGCGTCGATTCAATTCTTCACGAAGATGGTCCGCGAGAAAGGAATCGAAATCTGGTATTCCGAACAGGCAAAGGATCTTCTTCCGCCCGGAACCAAATGCGGAAAGTGCGGAAGCGATTCCTTTAAAAAAGGAAACGATATTCTGGACGTTTGGTTCGACTCCGGGGTTTCCAGCTTTGCCGTGTTAGGCGAGCGCGACGGTCAACCTCCCGCGGACTTGTATTTCGAAGGTTCGGATCAGCACAGAGGATGGTTTCAGTCTTCTCTTTGGCCTTCGATGGCTCTTCGAGGAATTCCTCCTTACAAAGCCGTATTAACGCACGGTTACGTTTTGGACGAGAAGGGACATCCTATGTCCAAGTCTCTCGGAAACGGAATCGACCCTACGACGGATATCATCCAAGTTTACGGAGCGGACATTCTCCGTTTGTGGGTCAGTTCTTTGGATTTCCGAGACGATATCAAGGTAGGAAAAGAATCCTTAAAGATCGTATCCGAACAATACCGCAAGATTCGAAACACGTTCCGTTATCTTCTCGGAAATTTGGACGGACATACGTCCGATCAAAATCTTCCGTACGAAGAACTGGAAGAAATCGATCGATTTTATCTTTCCAAACTCGCTCAGTTTGTGGAAGAAGCGATTGCAAGTTACGATACGTATCAGTTTCATCAGATCTATCAAAAGCTGATTCTGTTCTGCACCGTGACCTTGTCCCAGGATTATTTCGATATGATCCGCGATCGCATGTATTGCGACGCGAGAAGTTCCAAAACGAGAAGATCCTCCGCGACGGCGCTGCAACATATTCTGGAAACCTTATGCGTTTTGACCGCGCCGATCTTAAGTTTTACCGCGGAAGAAGTCTGGGCGTCCAACGGCAAAAAGGATTCCGTCTTTTTACAAACCTTTCCCGATCTGAAGTCTTGGAAGAATCAAGCTCTCGAAGATAAGTTCGAGTCCGCGCTCCAAGCGAGAGAAGCCGTTCAAAAAGCTCTGGAGATCGCAAGACAAGAAGGCAAGCTCGGAAAATCACTCGAGGCCGGTTTGGAAATCGTTTCCAAAAACGGAAACAACATCGGGAAACTTCTCCCGAAGGAAACCTTGGAACTTCTCTTTGTTGTTTCGCAAGTTCATGAGAAGAATCCGGGAATGGAAATTCTTTCCGCACACGAGAACGAAAAATTCTCCGTAAAGGTTTTAAAACCTTCGCAAGGAGAATGTCCTCGCTGCTGGAGACATACCGAAGACATTTCCAAAGAAGGGGATCTCTGCGGACGTTGTAAATCCGTAGTCGGCTGA
- a CDS encoding leucine-rich repeat domain-containing protein — translation MNFPFRNKPIVTCSLILVSFLAVACKKNAAEILEEAKAKPESVQILDLGMQKLSSIPDGVCAFPNLTRLDLRLNSLTTLPDFIGDCTKLEQLNVFGNDLNAFPSSFSKLKNLKVLLAGSNDLTILPSELLFLPLIKTLYVDQNKLTLTETDVEILASLSALEELDLNLNSKITALPSNYQKLKSLTRLKRLNIKKTSLKGEDADKLQAILPNTKIDY, via the coding sequence ATGAATTTTCCCTTTAGAAATAAACCGATCGTAACCTGCTCTCTGATTCTTGTGTCGTTTCTTGCGGTCGCTTGCAAGAAGAACGCGGCGGAAATTTTAGAAGAAGCAAAAGCAAAACCGGAATCCGTTCAGATTTTGGATTTGGGAATGCAGAAGTTGTCCTCCATTCCGGACGGAGTCTGTGCGTTTCCGAATCTGACGCGCCTTGATCTTCGGCTGAACAGCTTGACGACTCTTCCCGATTTCATCGGCGATTGCACAAAGCTCGAACAACTGAACGTTTTCGGAAACGATCTGAACGCTTTCCCTTCTTCTTTTTCTAAATTAAAGAATTTGAAAGTATTGCTCGCCGGAAGCAACGATCTGACGATCCTGCCTTCGGAGCTTTTGTTTCTTCCCTTGATCAAAACGCTTTATGTGGATCAAAATAAACTCACTTTGACGGAAACCGACGTCGAAATTCTCGCGTCGCTTTCCGCTTTGGAGGAGTTGGATCTCAACCTGAATTCCAAAATTACGGCACTACCTTCCAATTATCAAAAACTCAAAAGTTTAACCCGTTTAAAAAGATTGAATATTAAGAAAACATCATTGAAAGGGGAGGACGCCGATAAACTCCAGGCGATCCTTCCGAACACTAAAATCGACTATTGA
- a CDS encoding STAS domain-containing protein, with product MIIRSEIRENHIVLSVLEDILMDNSRDFYYEFEESVKTGNPEIISFFLGKVKFIDSSGIGIIIKVRNQIREKNGTVNIFGLNKSLNSVFRLSGLDKIVNLYTNDEFLNKYPVFQEFVDQNSK from the coding sequence ATGATAATCCGCAGCGAGATACGGGAGAACCACATCGTTCTTAGCGTTCTTGAAGATATTCTTATGGATAATTCGCGGGATTTCTACTACGAATTCGAAGAATCCGTAAAAACCGGAAATCCGGAAATCATCAGTTTTTTTCTAGGAAAGGTCAAATTCATTGACTCCTCCGGAATCGGCATCATCATCAAAGTTAGAAATCAAATCCGCGAAAAAAACGGAACCGTCAATATTTTCGGCCTCAATAAATCCCTGAACTCGGTGTTTCGACTATCGGGACTGGACAAAATTGTGAACCTTTATACCAATGATGAGTTTCTAAACAAGTATCCGGTTTTTCAAGAGTTCGTAGATCAAAATTCCAAATGA